One genomic window of Conger conger chromosome 7, fConCon1.1, whole genome shotgun sequence includes the following:
- the alox5ap gene encoding arachidonate 5-lipoxygenase-activating protein yields the protein MEATEANVMENIFLLVLVTLMSALQNVFFARKMEREGTTDSTKTAAFERVSCANRNCMDAYPTFIAVMWCAGICLSQAPAAFAGLVYLFARQKYFVGYMGQSTQSTPGFLFGKRVLSFLFLMSIIGVLSHLLSHYLGADYKEYIQTVTKAASTLLLLP from the exons ATGGAAGCTACAGAAGCGAATGTGATGGAAAATATCTTCCTGCTGGTTCTGGTCACCTTGATGAGTGCGCTTCAGAACG tattcTTTGCTCgcaagatggagagggagggcacGACAGACAGCACGAAGACGGCGGCCTTCGAGCGGGTGTCCTGTGCAAA TCGAAACTGCATGGATGCCTACCCTACCTTCATTGCTGTCATGTGGTGTGCCGGAATCTGTTTAAGCCAAG CTCCTGCTGCGTTCGCTGGGCTGGTGTACTTGTTTGCGAGACAGAAGTACTTTGTGGGATACATGGGTCAGTCGACTCAGAG CACCCCCGGCTTCCTCTTTGGAAAGAGGGTCCtgtccttcctcttcctcatgtCCATCATCGGGGTCCTCAGCCACCTCCTGAGCCACTACCTGGGTGCCGACTACAAGGAGTACATCCAGACCGTCACCAAGGCCGcctccacactgctcctccTGCCCTGA
- the uspl1 gene encoding SUMO-specific isopeptidase USPL1, translating into MVMFSPWQRTPLDPGIPSDLPMNGESTDLGASAPSPAGYLGKVNERASQVENCPWCSAKGRTYSLRSYRINFHESITLCTNPECLFPLVSKPLEEILDSLTPGDCRDGGKRRSPSGEDAVAGSKRYKADDPAGVGLAHGVDLGLSGGVSPEMVHHGNGEHTGAAVPLQGEGSTHNTDLDMGDLPLQKPTDPLGDRDEMGSGNGEEIVPLSDGLPAVVEDVRPTVEQVVPLPKDRVLMGTSNEPEVRPVVESGVGPTVELEVRPTVELEVRPTVEPEVRPTVEPEVRPMVEPEVSLPEGQAVRLETEIAEDFPMEELEERLTEEMEVGLPVQEEVKPIVEPKAIPEEQENLTEELEIGPTVELEVRPTVELEVRPTVEPVLRPMVEQEGGPVEMVAAPSHLFWKNENNLCWLDALLVALVHCRTLRKRAESLLKNRSPIQRLCNRYSQACDLVKANEQMGPEDKIVGVPSAVLNQALKELEELRMSTFTSLQPKLKCNLGQEETPVFALPALLRLDSQAEALFQHTFHWDFECSVCGHTSRSRCQKTLSTFTGVLPDWHPLSAVHLASCNQCLRRLQRRTMVLKSISSVFALHFVEGLPQNDVDAYSFEFHGDHYFVSTIIQYDQRLKHFATWIRDVSGSWLELDDLKYPQCSSHKSLPVPGNEIHMVFWEVQPEGVGRYHSYTPVKCMGDADARESDLSLTIPQDDTFLVEALTEDSKVSPDGADSSVGSTTLLEAFEGLSHSDIVTLTLVEVDTDGNALADGTPAAALQSSPVSSSGAHSGKVCDTPKRQRGKRGMPEKAVQADGGDIGPPTSKSPPSAPDLRLPVPHPPSPVSRAPPASVFAAARWSTLLSRHPSFQANSTIPKGVSPAPAYKPALKLAPDDGLPDRAAEMFGGFRARPVATATDRLSEGGRCRRGDDSRTKNEAFRQPWLKSTCPQPGAKNNPPPSLKAAHPQTTLFGPTRTLKTQPSTALSDTGALRRKLLKKLKRKKELLAKLERVMGTEAPDWLQRPDSTETGSPYTVSSTTSLCSSVGNDDEFLHDLLSPATTASNLSPDSTGLLEMLAAGQEENPAAKQLEVGGGGGGGGGGGTDWRGPTLAENHLASAKDDFLEEFMSGAGTQPGPAAENVDFNVFDMFF; encoded by the exons ATGGTAATGTTTAGCCCATGGCAGCGGACGCCTCTGGACCCAGGAATCCCCAGTGATTTGCCAATGAACGGCGAAAGCACTGATTTAGGGGCGTCAGCCCCAAGTCCGGCGGGGTATTTGGGAAAA GTGAATGAAAGAGCTTCCCAGGTGGAGAACTGCCCCTGGTGCTCGGCCAAGGGCCGGACTTACAGCCTCCGGTCGTATCGCATCAACTTCCACGAGTCCATAACCCTGTGTACCAACCCCGAG TGCCTGTTTCCTCTGGTGAGCAAACCCTTGGAAGAAATTCTCGACAGTCTGACTCCAGGAGACTGCCGAGATGGAGGAAAGAGAAGAAGCCCCAGTGGAGAGGACGCGGTGGCTGGCTCGAAGCGTTACAAGGCTGACGATCCTGCGGGCGTGGGCTTGGCTCACGGCGTGGACCTTGGCCTAAGCGGAGGAGTATCCCCGGAGAtggtgcatcatgggaatgGCGAACACACAGGAGCTGCCGTTCCTCTCCAGGGGGAGGGCTCCacccacaacactgacctggaTATGGGAGACCTGCCGCTGCAGAAGCCCACAGATCCCTTGGGAGATAGGGATGAAATGGGGTCAGGAAACGGGGAGGAGATTGTGCCCCTGTCTGATGGGCTGCCCGCTGTGGTAGAGGACGTGAGGCCTACCGTGGAGCAAGTAGTACCTCTTCCCAAAGATCGGGTATTAATGGGAACCAGCAATGAGCCGGAGGTGAGGCCTGTGGTTGAGTCAGGTGTGGGGCCCACGGTGGAGCTGGAGGTGAGGCCCACGGTGGAGCTGGAGGTGAGGCCCACGGTGGAGCCGGAGGTGAGGCCCACGGTGGAGCCGGAGGTGAGGCCCATGGTGGAGCCAGAAGTCAGTCTTCCTGAGGGGCAGGCGGTAAGGCTTGAAACTGAAATTGCAGAAGATTTTCCAATGGAGGAGCTTGAAGAGAGGCTCACAGAGGAAATGGAAGTGGGACTCCCAGTGCAGGAGGAAGTGAAGCCCATCGTGGAGCCGAAAGCAATTCCAGAGGAGCAGGAAAATCTTACAGAAGAGCTGGAAATAGGGCCCACGGTGGAGCTGGAGGTGAGGCCCACAGTGGAGCTGGAGGTAAGGCCTACGGTGGAGCCGGTGCTGAGGCCTATGGTGGAGCAGGAAGGTGGACCTGTTGAGATGGTTGCTGCTCCTTCCCATCTCTTCTGGAAGAATGAGAATAATCTGTGCTGGCTGGATGCTCTGTTGGTGGCCCTCGTACACTGCCGGACTCTGAGGAAGCGTGCAGAGAGCCTGCTCAAGAACAGGTCGCCGATCCAGCGACTATGCAACCGCTACAGCCAAGCCTGTGACCTCGTGAAAGCTAACGAACAAATGGGTCCTGAAG ATAAAATTGTCGGGGTTCCTTCAGCAGTCCTTAACCAGGCCTTGAAAGAGCTGGAGGAGCTCCGGATGTCTACCTTCACCTCACTTCAGCCCAAACTGAAATGCAACCTGG gacagGAGGAGACTCCAGTGTTCGCGCTGCCGGCCTTGCTAAGGCTGGACTCCCAGGCTGAGGCTTTGTTCCAGCACACCTTCCACTGGGACTTTGAGTGCTCTGTCTGTGGCCACACCTCCAGGAGCAG ATGCCAGAAGACTTTGAGCACGTTCACGGGCGTGCTGCCTGACTGGCACCCCCTGTCTGCCGTTCACCTGGCCTCCTGCAACCAGTGCCTCCGCAGACTCCAGCGCAGGACCATGGTGCTCAAGAG CATTTCCTCTGTGTTTGCCCTGCACTTTGTGGAAGGACTACCTCAGAATGATGTTGACGCGTACTCCTTTGAGTTCCACGGCGACCACTACTTTGTCAGCACTATAATCCAGTACGATCAACGGCTGAAGCACTTTGCTACGTGGATCCGAGATGTCTCCG GGTCGTGGCTTGAATTGGATGACTTGAAATACCCACAATGCTCTTCTCACAAGAGCCTGCCTGTCCCCGGGAATGAAATTCACATGGTTTTCTGGGAGGTCCAGCCGGAGGGGGTGGGTCGTTACCATAGCTACACTCCCGTAAAGTGTATGGGCGATGCAGACGCCCGTGAGAGCGACCTCTCACTCACCATCCCACAGGACGACACGTTCCTCGTGGAAGCGCTGACGGAGGACAGCAAGGTGTCCCCTGACGGGGCGGACTCTTCCGTGGGAAGCACCACCCTCCTGGAGGCCTTCGAGGGCCTGTCTCACAGCGACATCGTCACCCTCACCCTGGTGGAGGTGGACACAGACGGGAACGCCCTGGCCGACGGCACGCCGGCCGCTGCTCTGCAGTCCAGCCCCGTTTCGTCCTCCGGGGCCCACAGTGGCAAAGTCTGTGACACGCCCAAACGACAAAGAGGCAAGAGAGGCATGCCGGAGAAGGCAGTTCAGGCGGACGGGGGTGACATTGGCCCTCCCACCTCCAAATCTCCTCCTTCCGCCCCTGACCTCCGTCTGCCTGTCCCCCACCCGCCGTCTCCTGTCAGCAGGGCTCCCCCCGCCTCGGTGTTCGCTGCCGCCCGCTGGTCCACCCTGCTCAGCAGGCACCCCTCGTTCCAGGCCAACTCCACCATCCCGAAAGGCGTCTCCCCCGCCCCGGCCTACAAGCCCGCGCTGAAGCTCGCCCCTGACGACGGCCTTCCCGACAGGGCCGCCGAAATGTTCGGGGGCTTCCGGGCTCGACCGGTCGCCACGGCAACCGACCGCTTGTCCGAGGGGGGCCGTTGCCGGCGGGGCGACGACTCGAGGACCAAAAACGAGGCCTTCAGGCAGCCGTGGCTCAAGTCCACCTGCCCGCAACCTGGAGCCAAAAACAATCCACCTCCCTCCCTAAAAGCGGCCCACCCGCAAACAACCCTGTTCGGGCCCACCAGGACCCTGAAAACGCAGCCCTCCACGGCCCTCAGTGACACCGGCGCCCTGCGCCGCAAGCTCCTGAAGAAGctgaagaggaagaaggagCTGCTGGCCAAGCTGGAGCGCGTGATGGGCACGGAGGCGCCCGATTGGCTGCAGCGGCCCGACAGCACGGAGACCGGCTCGCCCTACACCGTCAGCTCCACCACCTCCCTCTGCAGCAGTGTCGGCAACGACGACGAGTTCCTCCACGACCTCCTCTCGCCCGCCACCACCGCCAGCAACCTGTCCCCCGACAGCACGGGGCTGCTGGAGATGCTGGCGGCCGGGCAGGAGGAGAACCCTGCCGCCAAACAActggaggtgggaggaggaggaggaggaggaggaggaggaggaacggACTGGCGTGGCCCCACGCTGGCAGAGAACCACCTCGCGTCTGCCAAGGACGACTTCCTGGAGGAGTTCATGTCCGGCGCCGGCACGCAGCCTGGCCCCGCGGCGGAGAACGTAGATTTTAACGTGTTCGACATGTTCTTTTAA
- the LOC133132157 gene encoding high mobility group protein B1-like: protein MVRDSTKPRGKMSSYAYFVQTCREEHKKKHPEASVNFSEFSKKCSERWKTMSAKEKGKFEDLAKLDKVRYEREMKNYIPPKGEKKKRFKDPNAPKRPPSAFFIFCADYRPKVKGETPGLSIGDVAKKLGEMWNGTSSEDKQPYEKKAAKLKEKYEKDIAAYRAKGTIDTSTKKAMAKVDKAKKKKEEDDDDDDDDDDDEEDEDDDEEDDE from the exons ATGGTGAGAGATTCGACAAAGCCGAGAGGCAAAATGTCCTCTTATGCCTACTTTGTGCAGACCTGTAGGGAGGAACACAAGAAGAAACACCCCGAGGCGTCTGTGAACTTCTCCGAGTTCTCCAAGAAGTGCTCTGAGCGGTGGAAG ACCATGTCAGCCAAGGAGAAAGGCAAGTTCGAGGATTTGGCGAAACTGGACAAGGTGCGCTATGAACGGGAAATGAAAAACTACATCCCGCCGAAGGgcgagaagaagaagaggttTAAGGACCCCAACGCCCCCAAGAGACCCCC ATCGGCCTTCTTCATCTTCTGCGCCGACTACCGCCCCAAGGTGAAGGGAGAGACCCCGGGCCTGTCCATCGGGGATGTGGCCAAGAAGCTGGGCGAGATGTGGAACGGCACCTCCTCAGAGGACAAGCAGCCCTACGAGAAGAAGGCTGCCAAGCTGAAGGAGAAGTACGAGAAG GACATCGCTGCCTACCGTGCTAAGGGCACCATAGACACCTCCACCAAGAAGGCCATGGCCAAGGTGGACAAggccaagaagaagaaggaggaagatgacgatgatgacgacGACGATGACGACGATGAGGAAGACGAGGACGACGACGAAGAGGACGACGAATAG